A single genomic interval of Flavobacterium sp. N2820 harbors:
- a CDS encoding fumarate hydratase, which yields MDFLYQDPYPILKDDTHYKKLTSDYVKVEQLGDREILVVDPKGLELLAQEAMDDVSFMLRSAHLQKLRNIIEDPEATDNDRFVAYNLLQNAAVAVEGQLPSCQDTGTAIVVAKKGENVYTGVEDGEWLSKGIYNTYQNKNLRYSQIVPISMFEEKNSGSNLPAQIDIYAKKGNSYEFLFLTKGGGSANKTFLYQKTKSLLNEKSLDEFVRERIMDLGTAACPPYHLAIVIGGTSAEANLAAVKKASAGYFDNLPTSGNMSGQAFRDLEWEKRVQIICQESQIGAQFGGKYLTHDVRVIRLPRHAASCPVGMGVSCSADRNIKGKITKDGIFLEQLETNPGQFLPTTAPHLEPAVEVDLNKPMPEILAELSKYPIKTRLKLNGTLIVARDIAHAKIKELLDAGKPMPEYFKNHPVYYAGPAKTPDGMPSGSFGPTTAGRMDVYVDEFQAAGGSMIMLAKGNRSKQVMDACKKYGGFYLGSIGGPAAILAKENILSVEVVDFEELGMEAVRKITVKDFPAFIITDDKGNDFFMNL from the coding sequence ATGGACTTTTTATATCAAGACCCGTATCCTATTCTAAAAGACGATACACACTACAAAAAATTAACTTCAGATTACGTAAAAGTAGAACAACTTGGCGATAGAGAAATCTTAGTAGTGGACCCAAAAGGATTAGAATTATTAGCACAAGAAGCAATGGACGACGTTTCGTTTATGTTGCGTTCGGCACATTTACAAAAACTAAGAAACATTATCGAAGACCCAGAAGCAACAGACAATGATCGTTTTGTGGCCTATAATTTATTACAAAACGCTGCGGTGGCTGTAGAAGGTCAATTGCCTTCTTGCCAAGATACTGGAACTGCGATTGTGGTTGCCAAAAAAGGTGAAAACGTTTACACAGGTGTGGAAGACGGCGAATGGTTATCAAAAGGAATTTACAATACGTACCAAAATAAAAATCTTCGTTACTCGCAAATTGTTCCAATTTCGATGTTTGAAGAAAAAAACTCAGGTTCAAATCTTCCAGCGCAGATTGATATTTATGCGAAAAAAGGAAATTCATATGAGTTCTTATTTTTAACAAAAGGTGGTGGTTCGGCCAACAAAACCTTCTTATATCAAAAAACAAAATCGTTGTTAAATGAAAAATCGTTAGACGAATTTGTTCGTGAGCGCATTATGGATTTAGGAACAGCGGCTTGTCCTCCGTATCACTTAGCTATCGTAATTGGCGGCACTTCTGCAGAAGCAAACTTAGCAGCCGTAAAAAAAGCATCAGCAGGATATTTTGACAATCTTCCAACTTCTGGAAACATGTCGGGTCAAGCGTTTCGCGATTTAGAATGGGAAAAAAGAGTACAAATTATTTGTCAAGAAAGTCAAATTGGAGCACAATTTGGTGGAAAATATTTAACACATGATGTTCGTGTCATTCGTTTACCTCGTCATGCCGCATCATGTCCTGTTGGAATGGGAGTTTCTTGTTCAGCAGATCGAAATATCAAAGGGAAAATCACGAAAGACGGTATTTTCTTAGAGCAATTAGAAACAAATCCAGGACAGTTTTTACCAACAACAGCACCTCATTTAGAGCCTGCGGTGGAAGTTGATTTGAACAAACCAATGCCAGAAATTTTAGCAGAATTATCAAAATACCCAATCAAAACGCGTTTAAAATTAAACGGAACGTTGATTGTGGCACGTGATATCGCGCATGCAAAAATCAAAGAATTATTAGACGCTGGAAAACCAATGCCAGAATATTTCAAAAATCATCCAGTATATTATGCAGGTCCAGCAAAAACTCCAGACGGAATGCCATCAGGAAGTTTTGGACCCACAACCGCAGGAAGAATGGACGTTTATGTAGACGAATTCCAAGCCGCTGGCGGAAGCATGATTATGTTAGCGAAAGGAAATCGTTCAAAACAAGTAATGGACGCTTGTAAGAAATACGGAGGATTCTATTTAGGTTCGATTGGTGGTCCTGCTGCGATTTTAGCAAAAGAAAACATCTTATCAGTAGAAGTAGTAGACTTTGAAGAATTAGGCATGGAAGCCGTTCGTAAAATTACCGTGAAAGATTTCCCTGCGTTTATTATAACTGATGATAAAGGGAATGATTTCTTTATGAATTTGTAA
- a CDS encoding nucleoside recognition domain-containing protein has product MVLSRFWLVIFVSSIFFIVFGLFSSQYYSIDYVLNGKQGEPLLIGEKYLNEVPQFVQDSLQKAEDKTFVLNKNTADADTTYVYNKQTVKIFSGKQQADGLLPMTKSSLFDLILPLIAYLSFFCGIMELLIISGASERLAKKLSPMFAKVFPSIPKNHESISYMTLNFAANFLGLDSAATPFGLKAMQSLQELNKDKDVASDAQIMFMCLHAAGLTLIPTSIIGYRAAENAANPADVMLPCIITSFIGTIAAFVLVGIKQKVNFKSASLLAVLMGVIGAIVGLLFYVNSLDLIGKNYFTSNLSGLLLILIIGFTLIFSFIQEKKFVENKTTIFDTFVVGANNGLKTGVTIFPYVMGMLVAISLFRNSGLFENISYGISFVFAHLGVAKEITDSLPVAMLRPFSSGGSRGFMIDAMKQFGPDSLTGRLSCIFQCSAETTFYVIAVYFGSVNIKNTRYTLGMMLLVDLICVITAIFVASWFF; this is encoded by the coding sequence ATGGTTTTAAGCAGATTTTGGTTGGTGATATTTGTATCGTCTATCTTTTTTATTGTCTTTGGATTATTTTCTTCGCAATACTATTCAATCGATTATGTTTTGAATGGAAAACAAGGCGAACCACTTTTAATTGGTGAAAAATATTTAAACGAAGTACCTCAATTTGTTCAAGATAGTTTACAAAAAGCAGAAGACAAAACGTTTGTTTTAAATAAAAATACTGCCGATGCCGATACCACTTATGTTTACAACAAACAAACGGTAAAAATATTCAGTGGAAAACAGCAAGCCGACGGTTTACTTCCTATGACTAAAAGTAGTTTGTTTGATTTGATTCTGCCATTGATTGCTTATTTATCTTTTTTCTGTGGAATAATGGAATTACTTATAATTTCTGGTGCGTCAGAGCGATTGGCTAAAAAGCTAAGTCCAATGTTTGCCAAAGTATTCCCATCTATTCCTAAAAACCACGAATCAATATCCTACATGACTTTGAATTTTGCGGCCAACTTTTTAGGATTAGATTCTGCCGCAACGCCTTTTGGTTTAAAAGCCATGCAAAGTTTACAAGAACTCAACAAAGACAAAGATGTTGCAAGTGATGCCCAAATCATGTTTATGTGTTTGCATGCAGCTGGTTTGACCTTAATTCCCACTTCAATTATTGGTTATCGTGCTGCTGAAAACGCTGCCAATCCTGCTGATGTGATGTTGCCGTGTATCATCACGTCTTTTATTGGAACCATTGCAGCTTTTGTTTTGGTAGGAATTAAGCAAAAAGTAAATTTTAAAAGCGCCTCTTTATTAGCGGTTTTAATGGGAGTTATTGGAGCTATTGTTGGGTTGTTGTTTTACGTAAACAGTTTAGATTTAATTGGAAAAAACTATTTCACTTCAAATCTTTCGGGATTATTATTGATATTAATTATTGGTTTTACCCTAATATTTTCATTCATTCAAGAAAAGAAATTTGTGGAAAACAAAACCACCATTTTCGACACGTTTGTAGTTGGTGCCAACAACGGATTAAAAACGGGAGTTACTATTTTTCCTTATGTGATGGGAATGTTAGTGGCGATATCGTTATTTAGAAATAGTGGTTTGTTTGAAAACATCAGCTACGGAATTTCGTTTGTTTTTGCACATTTGGGTGTCGCTAAAGAAATCACTGATTCGCTTCCTGTGGCGATGTTGCGTCCTTTTAGTTCTGGTGGATCACGAGGGTTTATGATTGATGCGATGAAACAATTTGGCCCTGATTCATTAACTGGAAGATTGAGTTGTATTTTTCAATGCAGTGCCGAAACCACTTTCTATGTTATTGCTGTTTATTTTGGAAGTGTCAACATTAAAAACACACGCTATACGTTAGGAATGATGCTTTTGGTGGATTTGATTTGTGTAATTACAGCGATTTTTGTGGCGAGTTGGTTTTTTTAA
- a CDS encoding 3'-5' exonuclease: MIEKINLNNILFLDIETVPEHQNYGILDEETRYLWEHKTQYQRKDEVSGEDFYERAGIWAEFGKIITISVGYFVNKGDIRNFRVTSFWGDEKKILNDFSNLLNTHFNGAQHVLCGHNAKEFDIPFIARRMIINGIALPNKLNLFGKKPWEVPHLDTLELWKFGDYKHFTSLKLLTKVLGIPSPKDDIDGSEVAHVFYVEDNIDRIITYCEKDVIAVAQIFLRLRREDLLIDDEIIHV, translated from the coding sequence ATGATTGAGAAAATTAACTTAAACAACATTCTGTTTTTAGACATTGAAACCGTTCCAGAACACCAAAATTATGGTATTTTAGACGAAGAAACACGTTATTTATGGGAACACAAAACCCAATACCAACGCAAAGACGAAGTTTCTGGCGAAGATTTTTATGAACGTGCTGGAATTTGGGCCGAATTTGGAAAAATCATCACCATTTCTGTGGGTTATTTTGTGAACAAAGGCGATATCAGAAATTTCAGAGTAACCAGTTTTTGGGGTGATGAAAAGAAAATTTTGAATGATTTTTCGAACTTATTAAATACTCATTTCAACGGAGCGCAACACGTTTTATGTGGTCATAATGCCAAAGAATTTGACATTCCGTTTATTGCTCGACGTATGATTATCAACGGAATTGCTTTGCCAAACAAACTCAATTTATTCGGTAAAAAACCATGGGAAGTACCTCATTTAGATACTTTAGAATTATGGAAATTTGGCGATTATAAACATTTTACTTCTTTAAAATTGCTTACAAAAGTTTTAGGGATTCCATCGCCAAAAGATGATATCGACGGTAGCGAAGTAGCACACGTTTTCTATGTTGAAGATAATATTGATAGAATTATCACCTACTGCGAAAAAGATGTTATAGCTGTAGCCCAAATTTTTCTCCGACTACGAAGAGAAGATTTATTGATTGATGATGAAATTATTCACGTTTAA
- a CDS encoding serine hydrolase domain-containing protein, with translation MKFLLKFLKWFAIIFASIIIILYIFDVDYLLRAVKTIYFKGYTTAFLEDYKEFPNREIKKGTAQPWAIASDYNSVPATQNLQKTHKELQSIAYIIIKNDSIWHESYFDGFDKNSKTNSFSMAKSVVTMALGKAIMEGKIKSLDQKVTEFFPELKGKFAKEVTVGDLSSMASGLSWDEKYYSPFSIVTRAYFDDDLDKVILGLNINEKPGQSFKYLSGATQLLAMCIEKATGEYLSDYVSKHFWQPMGAENEALWQLDEAPDGIEKAYCCIASNARDFARFGKLYLNNGNWNGKQLLDSAFVKKCITPRFNETPHYGYGWWMNNFLGKDLYYMRGHLGQFVIVIPEDDLIIVRLGHLKGVQTTYDPHSEDLYVYVEEAYEMLGKRKKKQENRKYINLKLN, from the coding sequence ATGAAATTCCTGTTGAAATTCCTAAAATGGTTCGCAATTATTTTTGCGTCGATTATCATTATTCTATACATTTTTGATGTTGATTATTTACTTCGCGCTGTAAAAACAATTTATTTTAAAGGATATACTACCGCTTTTTTAGAAGATTATAAAGAATTTCCGAATCGAGAAATTAAGAAAGGAACAGCTCAACCATGGGCAATTGCATCAGATTATAATTCGGTTCCCGCAACTCAAAATTTACAAAAAACGCATAAAGAATTACAATCAATAGCTTACATAATCATTAAAAATGATAGCATTTGGCACGAAAGTTATTTTGATGGATTTGATAAAAACTCCAAAACCAATTCATTTTCAATGGCAAAAAGCGTGGTTACAATGGCATTAGGAAAAGCCATTATGGAAGGAAAAATTAAAAGTTTAGACCAAAAAGTAACCGAGTTTTTTCCGGAGTTAAAAGGAAAATTTGCAAAAGAAGTAACCGTTGGTGATTTATCTTCAATGGCTTCTGGCTTAAGTTGGGACGAAAAATATTACAGTCCGTTTTCAATTGTAACCCGAGCTTATTTTGATGATGATTTAGATAAAGTAATTCTTGGATTAAACATCAATGAAAAACCTGGACAATCGTTCAAATATCTAAGTGGCGCTACCCAATTATTAGCCATGTGTATTGAAAAAGCTACTGGAGAATATTTATCCGATTATGTTTCAAAGCACTTTTGGCAACCAATGGGAGCCGAAAACGAAGCCCTTTGGCAATTAGATGAAGCACCTGATGGAATTGAAAAAGCCTATTGTTGTATCGCTAGCAACGCAAGAGATTTTGCGCGTTTTGGTAAATTATATTTGAATAATGGAAACTGGAACGGCAAACAATTATTGGATAGTGCTTTTGTAAAAAAATGCATTACACCTCGCTTTAATGAAACGCCACATTATGGGTATGGTTGGTGGATGAACAACTTTTTAGGCAAAGATTTGTATTACATGCGGGGTCATTTAGGGCAATTTGTAATTGTAATTCCTGAAGATGATTTAATTATTGTGCGATTAGGCCATTTAAAAGGTGTGCAAACAACTTATGATCCACACAGTGAAGATTTATATGTTTATGTGGAAGAAGCGTATGAAATGTTGGGAAAAAGAAAAAAAAAGCAAGAAAATAGAAAATACATTAACCTGAAACTAAATTAA
- a CDS encoding methylated-DNA--[protein]-cysteine S-methyltransferase: protein MKTAIIKTPLGFTEICGDEKGVSKIHVLNEETETSTKIPKELKDAVVQLDDYFKGKRTNFSFKINPSGTDFQQKVWQELLNIPYGKTCSYLDLSKKLGDVKAIRAVASANGKNPLWIIIPCHRVIGSDGSLTGYAGGLWRKKWLLEHENPVKQESLF from the coding sequence ATGAAAACAGCAATTATAAAAACCCCTTTAGGATTTACAGAAATTTGTGGCGATGAAAAAGGCGTTTCAAAAATTCATGTACTAAATGAAGAAACTGAAACTTCTACAAAAATTCCTAAAGAGCTAAAAGATGCTGTTGTTCAACTTGATGATTATTTTAAAGGAAAAAGAACTAATTTTTCCTTTAAAATTAATCCATCAGGAACTGATTTTCAACAAAAAGTTTGGCAAGAATTATTAAATATTCCATACGGGAAAACGTGTTCTTATTTAGACCTTTCAAAAAAATTAGGCGATGTAAAAGCAATTCGCGCAGTTGCTTCTGCAAACGGTAAAAATCCTCTTTGGATTATAATTCCTTGCCATCGGGTCATAGGTTCTGATGGCTCATTAACGGGTTATGCAGGCGGTTTATGGCGAAAAAAATGGCTATTAGAACATGAAAATCCTGTGAAACAAGAAAGTTTGTTTTAG
- a CDS encoding DUF1573 domain-containing protein, translated as MKSIKLSIVALFIASASFAQVKEAKTETAKPVQAPVQATVTPAPAPKQSVIKWDKEIHDFGDIEKGKPVTYEFSFTNTTNETVLITNVKPACGCTAANYTKTPIKPGEKGMVAATFNAASPGGFQKSVTILTKEGNIDASKTVSFKGKVIDTTAPATTDKKTDIRS; from the coding sequence ATGAAATCAATTAAATTATCAATCGTAGCGTTATTTATTGCTAGTGCTTCGTTTGCACAAGTTAAAGAGGCTAAAACCGAAACAGCAAAACCAGTTCAAGCTCCAGTTCAAGCAACTGTTACGCCAGCACCAGCTCCTAAACAATCTGTTATTAAATGGGATAAAGAAATTCATGATTTTGGTGATATTGAAAAAGGAAAACCAGTTACTTATGAGTTTTCGTTTACAAATACAACAAACGAAACTGTTTTGATTACAAACGTAAAACCAGCTTGTGGTTGTACTGCTGCTAATTACACAAAAACACCTATTAAACCAGGCGAAAAAGGAATGGTAGCCGCTACATTTAATGCTGCATCACCTGGTGGTTTTCAAAAATCAGTTACTATCTTAACAAAAGAAGGTAATATTGACGCATCAAAAACTGTTTCTTTTAAAGGAAAAGTAATTGATACAACTGCTCCAGCTACCACTGATAAAAAGACAGACATTAGATCATAA
- a CDS encoding sensor histidine kinase encodes MKFNRFNTVIFIGFFAIVGVIIMQLFLLNQAYIFEKKDVEDKIHFALQDVVERIYRDNKSELPTTNLIKKVSENYFIVNVNDVFENQILEHYLKTEFEKVKLELDFEYAIYDCSSESMVYGNYVAVDGKKESVCEDCFSKNTDLTYYFAIRFPHVKQSYFRSLSQYWAFTAVLFLVLIIYVYSVFLMLQQKRYTDLQKDFINNMTHEFKTPLASILIASNYANSQNEIKDNPKLSKYMQIIINQSNKLNQHIEKILYVAKTDSNQIVLEKTQVDVQAILELVKENIQLKHQKDIQIEIGLHKKYFVLADEFHFYNLIYNVIDNAVKYSESEVNIQITSKENTKGLQLNFSDKGIGIPPNDLPFVFDKFYRVARQDNKDIEGFGIGLSYVKRVCEWHKWNVSVKNNEDKGITVSIQINKNDYE; translated from the coding sequence ATGAAGTTTAATAGATTTAATACAGTTATTTTTATTGGTTTTTTTGCTATTGTAGGGGTTATCATCATGCAATTGTTTCTACTTAACCAAGCCTATATTTTTGAGAAAAAAGATGTAGAAGATAAAATCCATTTTGCATTGCAAGATGTGGTGGAGCGCATCTATAGAGACAATAAATCAGAATTGCCGACTACAAATTTAATAAAAAAAGTCAGTGAAAATTATTTTATTGTTAATGTAAATGATGTTTTTGAAAATCAAATTTTAGAACATTATTTAAAAACAGAATTTGAAAAAGTAAAATTAGAATTGGATTTTGAATATGCAATTTATGATTGTAGTTCAGAATCTATGGTATATGGAAATTATGTTGCGGTTGATGGAAAAAAAGAAAGTGTTTGCGAAGATTGCTTTTCTAAGAACACCGATTTAACCTATTATTTTGCTATTCGGTTCCCACATGTTAAGCAAAGTTATTTTAGAAGTTTAAGTCAATATTGGGCATTTACTGCGGTTTTATTTTTGGTACTTATTATCTATGTCTATTCGGTTTTCTTAATGTTGCAACAAAAAAGGTATACTGATTTGCAAAAAGATTTTATTAACAACATGACGCATGAGTTCAAAACCCCACTGGCTTCAATTTTAATTGCTTCAAACTACGCTAATTCCCAAAATGAAATAAAAGACAATCCAAAATTGTCAAAATACATGCAAATCATTATCAATCAGAGTAATAAGTTAAATCAACACATTGAAAAGATTTTGTATGTGGCAAAAACAGATAGTAATCAAATTGTGTTAGAAAAAACTCAGGTTGATGTACAAGCTATCTTAGAGTTGGTTAAAGAGAATATTCAATTAAAACACCAAAAAGACATTCAAATTGAGATAGGTTTACATAAAAAATATTTTGTTCTGGCAGATGAATTTCATTTTTATAATTTAATTTATAATGTTATTGACAATGCTGTTAAGTATTCTGAAAGTGAAGTTAACATCCAAATAACATCCAAAGAAAACACTAAAGGATTACAATTGAATTTTTCAGATAAAGGCATCGGAATTCCACCAAATGACTTGCCTTTTGTGTTTGATAAATTTTATCGTGTTGCGCGTCAAGACAACAAAGATATTGAAGGTTTTGGAATAGGATTATCCTATGTTAAACGCGTTTGCGAATGGCATAAATGGAATGTTTCTGTTAAAAATAATGAAGATAAAGGCATCACAGTGTCAATCCAAATAAATAAAAACGATTATGAGTAA
- a CDS encoding response regulator transcription factor, which yields MSKKRILYVEDDETLAFLTADNLEQHFEVSHCNNGKEAFQLFCKEIFDLCVLDIMLPDMDGFEIATEIRKRNQEIPIIFLSAKTMKEDRIKGLKLGADDYLIKPYSIEELILKIEIFLNRSQKSTDNSTQKQYTFGSFHFEPENYLLKNESQNITLTEREASLLKLFLDNPNTVLKREKILMELWGSDDYFLGRSLDVFISRLRKIIKEETHVRIENIPRVGFKLVVE from the coding sequence ATGAGTAAAAAGCGCATTTTATATGTAGAAGACGACGAAACTTTAGCGTTTTTAACAGCCGATAATTTAGAGCAACATTTTGAAGTCTCGCACTGTAATAATGGCAAAGAGGCCTTTCAATTGTTTTGCAAAGAAATTTTTGATTTGTGTGTTTTGGATATCATGTTGCCCGATATGGATGGTTTTGAAATTGCAACCGAAATTAGAAAACGAAATCAAGAAATTCCGATTATTTTCCTTTCTGCGAAAACCATGAAAGAAGACCGAATTAAAGGTTTGAAACTGGGTGCAGATGATTATTTAATAAAACCGTATTCGATAGAAGAACTTATTTTAAAAATCGAAATTTTCTTAAACCGAAGCCAAAAATCGACCGATAATTCGACCCAAAAACAATATACTTTTGGCAGTTTTCATTTTGAACCTGAGAACTATTTACTAAAGAATGAAAGCCAAAATATCACGCTAACTGAAAGAGAAGCTTCGTTACTTAAGTTGTTTTTAGACAATCCAAACACCGTTTTAAAACGCGAAAAAATTCTGATGGAATTGTGGGGTAGTGATGATTATTTTTTAGGCAGAAGTTTGGATGTTTTTATTTCTCGATTACGAAAAATCATAAAAGAAGAAACCCACGTTAGAATTGAAAATATTCCGCGCGTGGGCTTTAAATTGGTGGTTGAGTAA
- a CDS encoding c-type cytochrome, whose product MKLILKSLAVFALAITLTNCGEKKETDSYGNPVDKDATAQPEATVDPLLAKGQELFEGKGTCATCHKADVKVVGPSIKDIAKIYKEKGASIASFINGKGEPLVDASQYEIMKANFVITKAMSTEDRKALEAYMMSLE is encoded by the coding sequence ATGAAACTTATATTAAAATCGTTAGCCGTTTTTGCCTTAGCAATTACACTGACTAATTGTGGTGAAAAAAAAGAAACCGACAGCTACGGAAATCCTGTTGACAAAGATGCGACAGCGCAACCTGAAGCAACAGTTGATCCATTATTAGCAAAAGGACAAGAACTTTTTGAAGGAAAAGGAACGTGTGCAACTTGTCACAAAGCAGATGTTAAAGTCGTTGGGCCTTCAATTAAAGACATTGCTAAAATTTACAAAGAAAAAGGCGCAAGTATTGCTTCGTTTATTAATGGCAAAGGGGAACCTTTAGTAGATGCTTCTCAATATGAGATTATGAAAGCCAATTTTGTAATTACAAAAGCTATGTCTACTGAAGACCGAAAAGCATTAGAAGCTTACATGATGAGTTTAGAATAA
- the hemB gene encoding porphobilinogen synthase, with the protein MFPLHRGRRLRVNESIRSLVRETSLSPADFMFPMFIAEGENYKSEISSMPGIFRRSIDLTVEEVKELFALGIRAVNIYVKVDESLKDNTGKEAWNDNGLMQKAIRAIKKACPEMIVMPDVALDPYSIYGHDGIIENGDIANDATNDALVKMAVSHAQAGADFVAPSDMMDGRVLRLRQGLDAAGFQNVGIMSYSAKYASAFYGPFRDALDSAPKEADVAVPKDKKTYQMDYANRIEAVKEALWDVEEGADMVMVKPGIAYLDIVREVKNAVDVPVTVFHVSGEYAMIKAAAERGWLDHDKIMMEQLMCIKRAGASLISTYFAKEAAILLNK; encoded by the coding sequence ATGTTTCCATTACACAGAGGTAGAAGATTGCGCGTAAACGAATCCATAAGAAGTTTAGTTCGTGAAACCAGTTTAAGTCCGGCAGATTTTATGTTTCCTATGTTTATTGCTGAAGGCGAGAATTACAAATCTGAAATTTCGTCAATGCCTGGAATATTTCGTCGTTCAATAGATTTGACTGTTGAAGAAGTAAAAGAACTTTTTGCTTTGGGAATTCGTGCGGTGAATATTTATGTTAAAGTAGATGAATCATTAAAAGATAATACTGGTAAAGAAGCTTGGAATGATAATGGTTTGATGCAAAAAGCGATTCGTGCTATCAAAAAAGCTTGCCCTGAAATGATTGTAATGCCAGATGTAGCACTTGATCCTTACTCAATTTATGGTCATGATGGAATCATTGAAAACGGCGATATTGCTAATGATGCAACTAACGATGCTTTAGTAAAAATGGCCGTTTCTCACGCACAAGCTGGAGCCGATTTTGTTGCACCAAGTGACATGATGGACGGTCGTGTATTGCGTTTACGACAAGGTTTAGATGCTGCAGGTTTTCAAAATGTAGGAATTATGAGTTATTCGGCTAAATATGCTTCAGCGTTTTATGGCCCTTTTAGAGATGCTTTAGATAGTGCTCCAAAAGAAGCCGATGTAGCAGTGCCGAAAGACAAAAAAACGTATCAAATGGATTACGCCAATCGAATTGAAGCGGTTAAAGAAGCATTATGGGATGTAGAAGAAGGAGCAGATATGGTTATGGTAAAACCCGGAATTGCTTATTTAGATATTGTTAGAGAAGTTAAAAATGCAGTTGATGTTCCAGTAACGGTTTTTCATGTTTCGGGAGAATATGCCATGATTAAAGCGGCTGCCGAAAGAGGCTGGTTAGATCATGATAAAATTATGATGGAACAATTAATGTGTATTAAAAGAGCAGGTGCAAGTCTAATTTCAACCTATTTTGCCAAAGAAGCAGCTATTTTATTAAATAAGTAA